The window CGCCAACACGTTCGTCGCCGTCGACGGCGAGATGACGTATCAGGAGGTCCGCGCCGAGAAGGACGGCGAGAGCGAAGTGCTCTACCTCGCCGAACCCTGCGTCGAGGAAGTCCTGAAGAAGGGCCGCTACGAGGACTACGAGGTCCTCTCGGAGGTCACGGGCGAGGAGATGGTCGGCTGGGAGTACGACCACCCGCTCGACGGCGTCGTCGCCGAGTACGCCGACTTCGAGGGCGCGGGACAGGTGTACACCGCCGACTACGTCGAGGCCGACCGCACGGGCCTCGTCCACTCCGCGCCCGGCCACGGGCAGGAAGACTTCGCCCGCGGGCAGGAACTCGGCTTAGACGTGTTCGTTCCCGTCGACGACAAAGGCGAGTTCACCGAGCAGGGCGGCGACTACGCGGGCACCTTCGTCCGCGACGCCAACCCGGAAGTCATCGAGGACCTCGACGAACTCGGGCACCTGCTTCACGCCGACGAGCACGACCACCGCTACGGTCACTGTTGGCGCTGTGACACGGACATCATCTTCCTCGCCACCGACCAGTGGTTCATCACGGTCACCGACGTGAAAGAGCAACTCCTCGACAACATCGAGGAGTCCGAGTGGCACCCGCAGTGGGCCCGCGACAACCGCTTCCGCGACTTCGTGAGCGACGCGCCCGACTGGAACGTCTCCCGCCAGCGCTACTGGGGCATCCCGCTTCCCATCTGGGTTCCGCAGGACGCCGACGCCGAGGGCGCACAGGAGATGATTGTCGTCGGCACCCGCGAGGAACTCGCCGAGCGCGCCGACCAGGACATCGACCCCGAGACGGTGGACCTCCACCGGCCCTCGGTGGACCCCATCACCATCACCGAAGACGGCGTGACATACGAGCGCGTCCCCGACGTGTTCGACGTGTGGATCGACTCCTCCGTCGCCACGTGGGGCACGCTCGACTTCCCCGGCGAGACGGACGCCTACGACGAACTGTGGCCCGCCGACCTCATCATCGAGGCGCACGACCAGACCCGCGGCTGGTTCTGGTCGCAACTCGGCATGGGCACCGCCGCGACCGGCGAGTCGCCGTACAAGGAGGTCATCATGCACGGCTTCGCCAACGACAAGGACGGTCGCAAGATGTCCAAGTCCGTCGGCAACATCGTCACGCCCGAGGAGGCCATCGACCGCGCCGGCCGCGACCCGCTTCGCGCCTACCTCCTCAGCCACGACCAGCAGGGCGTGGACCTCTCGTTCGAGTGGGACGGCCTCGCCGACACCCAGTCGACGCTCAACATCTTCTGGAACGTCTTTCGCTTCCCGCTTCCGTACATGGACCTCGACGGCTACGACCCCGCCGAGGCCGACCTCTCGGAGGGCGAACTCACCGTCGTCGACGAGTGGGTGCTCTCGCGGCTCCAGACCGTCGAGGCCGAGATGGCCGACGCGTGGGACGACTACGAGGTCTCCACCGCGCTCAACACGCTTCTGGACTTCATCACGCAGGACGTGTCGCGCTTCTACGTGAAGGCCATCCGCGAGCGCATGTGGGACGAGGAGGACTCGGCGTCGAAGCTCGGCGCGTACGCCACGCTCTCGACGGTGCTCTCGGAGTCCATCCGGCTCATCGCGCCCTACGCGCCGTACATGGCCGAGCGGATGTACCAACGACTCGACGGCTCGGAGACGTCCGTCCACATGCTGTCGTACCCGGAGGCCGACGAGGACCGCCGCGACGAGGAACTGGAGACCAACATGGCCGTCCTCCGCGACGTGGAGGAGGCCGCGGCGCACGCCCGCCAACTCGGCGGCCGCAAGCTCCGCTGGCCCGTCTCGCGCATCGTCGTCGAGTCCGACGACGAGAACGTCGCCGACGCGGTCGAAGCCCTCTCCGACCTCCTCGCGGAGCGCGTGAACACCCGCGACGTGCAGGTCGTCGAGGTCTTCGACGAACTCGTCGAGACCGCAGAGCCGCAGATGAGCGTCATCGGGCCGGAGTTCGGCGCTGAGGCCCAGAAGATAATGGAGGCCGTCGAAGGCCTCTCGCGCGCTGAAGTCGAGGCCGGCGTCGAGGTCGACGGCGAGACGTACGACCTCACCGACGAGATGGTCTCGTACCGCGCGGAGCCGCCGGAACACGTCAGCGGTGCCGACTTCGAGGGCGGCACGGTCTACGTCGACACCGAACTCACCGACGACATCGAGTCCGAGGGCTACGCCCGCGACGTCATCCGCCGCATCCAGGAGATGCGCAAACAACTCGACCTCGACGTCGAGGCCGAAATCGACGTGTCGCTCGCGGTCGACGACGAGCGCGTCGCCGGCTTCGTCGAGGAGAACCGCGACCTCATCGCCGAGGAGGTCCGCGCCCGCGAGTTCGACCTCGGAAGCGCCGAGGGCGAGACGGTCGAGACATGGGACGTCGAGGACGTGTCGGTGACCATCGCGGTCACGCAACTCGACTGAGACGGCTCGCGCCACCCCCCGACCGCTGGTCGGCGCGTCGGTCGGCACGCCGACCGATACTCGGCCGCCGTCGACCCCCGTGAAATGGGGGGTGATGTAACCCGATTTTTCGCAGACGACGCCGGCCTCGTCTTCCGGCTGACTAACACTTTTGACCTCATCGAACGTGATGGACGGTGAGTCATGAAGAAACTCATCAACGAACCCGGAGCGGTCGTAGACGAGATGCTCGACGGGATGGTCGCGGCGCACCCCGAACTGCGCCGACTCGACGGCACGAACGTCCTCGTCCGCGGCGACGCGCCGGTCGAGGGGAAGGTCGCGGTCGTCTCCGGCGGCGGGTCGGGTCACGAGCCGACGCACGCGGGCTATCTCGGCGAGGGGATGCTCGACGGCGCGGCGGCGGGTGAGGTGTTCACCTCGCCGACGGCCGACCAGTTGAACGAGATGATTCAGGCCACGGACGCGGGCGAGGGCGTCCTCTGCGTCGTCAAGAACTACGAGGGCGACGTGATGAACTTCGACACCGCCGCCGAGATGGCCGCCATGGAGGGCGTCGAGGTCGAACAGGTCGTCGTCAACGACGACGTGGCCGTCGAGGACTCGCTGTACACGTCGGGCCGGCGCGGCGTCGCGGGGACCATCTTCGTCCACAAGTGCGCCGGCGCGAAGGCCGCTGCGGGCGGCGACCTCGGCGAGGTCGCGGCAGTCGCCGAGAAGGTCGTCGACAACGTGCGGACGATGGGTATGGCGCTCACCTCCTGTGTCACCCCGGAGAAGGGCGAACCGACGTTCGACCTCGGCGAGGACGAAATCGAACTCGGCATCGGCATCCACGGCGAGCCGGGCACCGAGCGCGCCGACGTCATGAGCGCCGACGAGATAACCGAACACCTGACCGAGAACGTCCTCGACGACCTCGAACTCGACGAGGGCGAGGAGGTCGTGACGATGGTCAACGGCATGGGCGGCACGCCGCTGTCCGAGCTGTACATCGTCAACCGCAAGCTCCAGTCCATCCTCGGCGACCGCGGCATCGAGACGTGGGACGCGTGGGTCGGCGACTACATGACCTCGCTCGACATGATGGGCTGTTCGGTCTCCGTGCTCCGCGTCGACGACGAACTGAAGGAACTGCTCGGCGCGCCCGCGGAGACGCCCGGCCTGACCGTCACCGAGTAAGCGGCGACGCCCACCGAGCGCTCTCGGGGTCGACTCCCGACACGTCCACCGATTTTTCGCGGCAGAACAGTCCCGCGGGACAAGGGATTAACGACAGGCCGACGAAGGACAGCCATGGCTGACGCAGAGACACAACGCGAAGCGGTGCTGGACGCGCTCGACAACGTCGCCGAGCGCCTCGCCGAGGAGAAGGAGTACCTCACGGACCTCGACTCCGCCATCGGCGACGCCGACCACGGCGCGAACATGGAACGCGGCTTCGGCAAGGCCGCCGAAAAGCGCGAGGAGTTCGCCGAGATGGAGCCGAACGAGGTCGTCAAGAACGTCGGGACGACGCTCATCTCGAACGTCGGCGGGGCCTCCGGGCCCCTCTACGGCGGCTCTATCATGTTCGCCAGTCAGGAACTCGAAGACGGCATCACCGCCGAGACTTCGGTGGCGTTCGCCGAGGCGTACCTCGACAAGGTCAAGGACCGCGGCGGCGCGCAGGTCGGCGCGAAGACGATGGTCGACGCGCTCGTCCCCGCCGTCCACACCTACAAGAAGTCCATCGAGCAGGACGACCTCCCGCCGCTCGAAGCCCTCGCCAAGGCCGTCGACGCGGCCGAGCGCGGCGTCGCCTTCACGGTCCCCATCAAGGCGATGAAGGGCCGCGCGTCGTTCCTCGACTGGCGTTCTGTCGGCCATCAGGACCCCGGCGCGACGAGCACGCTGTTCATCCTCGAAGAGCTACTGGAGACCGCCGAGGAGTACCTCGACGGCGAGGTCGACCGCGACGCCCGGGCCGAAGACGCCGTCGGGAGGGACGAATGATCGGCCTCGTCGTCGTCTCGCACAGCGCGAAGGCGGCCGAGGGAATCGCTGAGGTCGCCGCACAGATGGGCGGCGGCAACGCCCGCATCGTCCCCGCCGGTGGGGACGAAGACGGCATCGGAACCTCGCCGGACCGCATTCGCGAGGGCATCGAGGAGGCGGACGACGGCGACGGTGTCGTCGTCCTCGTCGACCTCGGCAGCGCCGTGATGAACGCGGAACTCGCCATCGAGATGGCGATGGACTCCGAGGCCGTCATCGCGGACGCGCCGATTCTGGAGGGGACGCTCAACGCGGCCGTCGAGACGACGAGCAAGAAGGCGACGCTCGATTCGGTCGTCGAGCGCGCCGAGGACGCCCGCGACTACCGGAAACTGAACTGAGCCGGCCGGGGACGACCCGGTTTCCGCGCCACCGACCCAACCGGAAAAGAGACCGCCGCGCGACGTGGCGGCCCGCAGTCCCGTTCCGCTTTGTTCTGTTTCGTGTTATTCTTCGTCGCCGTCTTCGGGCGTCGAGAGCACTGCTTCGAGCGCGTCGAGCGCGGCCTCCGCGTCGTCGCCCTCGGCGACGAGGCGAATCTCCTCGCCGTGGCCGACGCCGAGGCCGGTGACGGCGAGCATGCTGGCGGCGGGGACGAGGTCGTCCTCGTCGGCACGGCCGAGTTGGATGTCGGCGTCGAAGGAGTTCGCGGTCTCGACGAACTGGGAGGCGGGACGAGCGTGCAGGCCGTCTTTCGGGACGACGGCGACGATGCGTTCCATACGTCGGGTATCGACTGCGGAGCGTTATCGCTACCGGTTGCGGAACGCGGCGCAGAAAAAATCGCGAACGACGTGTGCGGGGCCGGGGGCGTCCGGGCGGTTAGAGCCCGAGGTACGCCGAGTTGGGGATAGCCCCGAGCAGGAACAGCACGCCGATGAGCAGCGAGTAGATGGTAATCGACATCGCCGGCGGGTCCACGTGGGTCCCGGAGTGCGCGTAGGCGATGCGCTGGGTGACTTCACCGAGAAGCGCCCCGATGAGTCCACCGAACGCGGCGGCGACGATGATGAGCGGTTCGCTCCCGCCGACCATCGGCGCGGCGACGGCTCCGAACGCCGACCCACCGAGGGTGATGTGGTGGGTGACGGGTATCTTCTCGACGCCGAGGT of the Haloferax sp. Atlit-12N genome contains:
- the ptsH1 gene encoding phosphocarrier protein HPr, encoding MERIVAVVPKDGLHARPASQFVETANSFDADIQLGRADEDDLVPAASMLAVTGLGVGHGEEIRLVAEGDDAEAALDALEAVLSTPEDGDEE
- the dhaM gene encoding dihydroxyacetone kinase phosphoryl donor subunit DhaM; its protein translation is MIGLVVVSHSAKAAEGIAEVAAQMGGGNARIVPAGGDEDGIGTSPDRIREGIEEADDGDGVVVLVDLGSAVMNAELAIEMAMDSEAVIADAPILEGTLNAAVETTSKKATLDSVVERAEDARDYRKLN
- the dhaK gene encoding dihydroxyacetone kinase subunit DhaK; this encodes MKKLINEPGAVVDEMLDGMVAAHPELRRLDGTNVLVRGDAPVEGKVAVVSGGGSGHEPTHAGYLGEGMLDGAAAGEVFTSPTADQLNEMIQATDAGEGVLCVVKNYEGDVMNFDTAAEMAAMEGVEVEQVVVNDDVAVEDSLYTSGRRGVAGTIFVHKCAGAKAAAGGDLGEVAAVAEKVVDNVRTMGMALTSCVTPEKGEPTFDLGEDEIELGIGIHGEPGTERADVMSADEITEHLTENVLDDLELDEGEEVVTMVNGMGGTPLSELYIVNRKLQSILGDRGIETWDAWVGDYMTSLDMMGCSVSVLRVDDELKELLGAPAETPGLTVTE
- the dhaL gene encoding dihydroxyacetone kinase subunit DhaL, which produces MADAETQREAVLDALDNVAERLAEEKEYLTDLDSAIGDADHGANMERGFGKAAEKREEFAEMEPNEVVKNVGTTLISNVGGASGPLYGGSIMFASQELEDGITAETSVAFAEAYLDKVKDRGGAQVGAKTMVDALVPAVHTYKKSIEQDDLPPLEALAKAVDAAERGVAFTVPIKAMKGRASFLDWRSVGHQDPGATSTLFILEELLETAEEYLDGEVDRDARAEDAVGRDE
- the ileS gene encoding isoleucine--tRNA ligase, translating into MEDIADQYTPSDVESVVGEYWDENDAYEATKEAHADDPSFFFVDGPPYTSGQMHLGTAWNKTLKDAVIRHKRMTGHQVTDRPGYDMHGLPIEVKVEEELGFTSKRDIEEFGMEQFIQKCKEFAVRNREAMDEDFQSIGAWMDWDNPYQTLSPEYMESAWWAFSKVAENGLVEQGKRSVNYCPRCQTAIAANEVEYDEITSPSIYVKFPLKGREGNLVIWTTTPWTIPANTFVAVDGEMTYQEVRAEKDGESEVLYLAEPCVEEVLKKGRYEDYEVLSEVTGEEMVGWEYDHPLDGVVAEYADFEGAGQVYTADYVEADRTGLVHSAPGHGQEDFARGQELGLDVFVPVDDKGEFTEQGGDYAGTFVRDANPEVIEDLDELGHLLHADEHDHRYGHCWRCDTDIIFLATDQWFITVTDVKEQLLDNIEESEWHPQWARDNRFRDFVSDAPDWNVSRQRYWGIPLPIWVPQDADAEGAQEMIVVGTREELAERADQDIDPETVDLHRPSVDPITITEDGVTYERVPDVFDVWIDSSVATWGTLDFPGETDAYDELWPADLIIEAHDQTRGWFWSQLGMGTAATGESPYKEVIMHGFANDKDGRKMSKSVGNIVTPEEAIDRAGRDPLRAYLLSHDQQGVDLSFEWDGLADTQSTLNIFWNVFRFPLPYMDLDGYDPAEADLSEGELTVVDEWVLSRLQTVEAEMADAWDDYEVSTALNTLLDFITQDVSRFYVKAIRERMWDEEDSASKLGAYATLSTVLSESIRLIAPYAPYMAERMYQRLDGSETSVHMLSYPEADEDRRDEELETNMAVLRDVEEAAAHARQLGGRKLRWPVSRIVVESDDENVADAVEALSDLLAERVNTRDVQVVEVFDELVETAEPQMSVIGPEFGAEAQKIMEAVEGLSRAEVEAGVEVDGETYDLTDEMVSYRAEPPEHVSGADFEGGTVYVDTELTDDIESEGYARDVIRRIQEMRKQLDLDVEAEIDVSLAVDDERVAGFVEENRDLIAEEVRAREFDLGSAEGETVETWDVEDVSVTIAVTQLD